Proteins encoded in a region of the Orcinus orca chromosome X, mOrcOrc1.1, whole genome shotgun sequence genome:
- the LOC101283880 gene encoding LOW QUALITY PROTEIN: regulator of microtubule dynamics protein 1-like (The sequence of the model RefSeq protein was modified relative to this genomic sequence to represent the inferred CDS: inserted 1 base in 1 codon) — MGNPGAFKRSLLFSALSYLGFEAYQVISQAAVVHATAKVFRVEEILEQADXYESGETEKLYQLLSQYKESEDAELLWRLAWASRVIAQLSGTSEKEKKLLVYEALEYAKRALEKNESSFAAHKWYAICISNVGDYEGIKAKIANAYMIKEHFEKAVELNPKDATSIHLMGIWCYTFAEMLWYQRRIAKMLFETPPSSTYEEALGYFHRAEQVDPNFYSKNLLLLGKTYLKLHNKQLAAFWLTNAKDYPAHTEEDKQIQTEAAQLLTGFSDKN, encoded by the exons ATGGGAAACCCAGGAGCTTTCAAAAGAAGTCTTTTATTCTCTGCCTTGTCTTATTTGGGTTTTGAAGCTTATCAAGTCATTTCCCAGGCCGCTGTGGTTCATGCTACAGCCAAAGTCTTCAGAGTTGAAGAAATCCTTGAACAAGCAG TATATGAAagtggagaaacagaaaaactttACCAGTTGCTATCCCAGTACAAGGAAAGTGAAGATGCAGAGTTACTCTGGCGTTTGGCATGGGCATCACGTGTTATAGCTCAACTCAGTGGAAcctcagaaaaggagaaaaagctcTTGGTCTATGAAGCCCTAGAGTATGCAAAAAGGgcactagaaaaaaatgaatcaagttTTGCAGCTCATAAGTGGTATGCAATCTGTATTAGCAATGTTGGAGATTATGAAGGAATCAAGGCTAAAATTGCAAATGCCTACATGATCAAGGAGCATTTTGAGAAAGCAGTTGAACtcaaccctaaagatgctacctcAATTCACCTTATGGGTATTTGGTGTTACACATTTGCTGAAATGCTTTGGTATCAAAGAAGAATTGCTAAAATGCTGTTTGAAACTCCTCCTAGTTCCACCTATGAGGAGGCCTTAGGCTACTTTCACAGGGCAGAGCAAGTGGATCCAAACTTCTACAGCAAAAACTTGCTGCTTCTAGGAAAGACATATTTGAAGCTACACAACAAACAGCTTGCTGCTTTCTGGCTAACAAACGCCAAGGACTATCCAGCGCACACAGAGGAGGATAAACAGATACAGACAGAAGCTGCTCAGTTGCTTACAGGTTTCAGTGACAAGAACTGA